The Victivallaceae bacterium genome contains a region encoding:
- the ispF gene encoding 2-C-methyl-D-erythritol 2,4-cyclodiphosphate synthase yields the protein MNNTNGSPSWRVRTGIGQDSHRFLPETSAKPCILAGVIFENVPGFQANSDGDVVFHSICNAISAITHKIILSGFADEVLNKHGITDSRIYLEEAVKSLTPQQHISHIAITIEGSRPMFVKKLYPMRENISQVLNIPVDSIGITATSGEGLTDFGCGDGIQCFCILTVMEYTDSSQYKSTK from the coding sequence ATGAACAACACTAACGGCTCCCCCTCTTGGAGGGTTCGCACCGGAATCGGTCAAGACAGTCACCGGTTTTTACCGGAGACTTCCGCTAAGCCCTGTATTCTTGCAGGAGTTATTTTCGAAAACGTTCCGGGCTTTCAAGCCAATTCTGACGGTGACGTTGTTTTTCATTCAATTTGCAACGCAATCTCAGCGATTACCCACAAGATTATTCTTAGCGGCTTTGCCGATGAGGTCCTTAATAAACACGGTATCACGGATAGCAGGATCTATTTGGAAGAAGCAGTAAAATCCTTAACACCTCAGCAACATATTTCCCATATAGCCATTACTATAGAAGGGTCTCGTCCCATGTTCGTAAAGAAACTATATCCAATGAGGGAAAATATCAGTCAGGTTTTGAACATTCCGGTGGACTCTATAGGAATCACCGCTACATCCGGCGAAGGACTCACGGATTTCGGTTGCGGAGACGGTATTCAGTGTTTTTGTATTCTCACAGTTATGGAGTACACGGATAGCTCTCAGTATAAATCGACAAAATAA
- the rpsJ gene encoding 30S ribosomal protein S10 yields the protein MKQKQKIRIRLRGFDQGQLDRSTADIVETAKRTGARVAGPIPLPTKREFFTVLRSPHVDKKSREQFEIRTHKRLIDILDPTGKTIDALKMLSLPAGVAIKIKVA from the coding sequence GTGAAACAAAAGCAGAAGATTAGAATTCGTTTGCGGGGATTTGATCAAGGACAGCTTGATCGTTCGACTGCCGATATCGTTGAAACAGCTAAAAGAACTGGAGCGCGTGTCGCAGGTCCGATTCCTCTCCCTACTAAGAGAGAATTTTTTACTGTTTTAAGATCTCCTCACGTTGATAAAAAATCCAGGGAACAATTTGAAATCAGAACTCATAAGAGATTGATTGATATTTTGGATCCTACTGGAAAAACGATTGACGCTTTGAAAATGCTCTCTTTACCTGCTGGAGTGGCTATCAAAATAAAAGTCGCTTAA
- the rpsL gene encoding 30S ribosomal protein S12 yields MPTINQLIRKSRQAGVSRKKSPALQKCPQKRGVCLQVKTKTPKKPNSALRKVAWVRLSNGQEIIAYIGGEGHNLQEHSIVLVRGGRVKDLPGVRYHIVRGALDCAAVKNRKQGRSLYGAKRPK; encoded by the coding sequence ATGCCAACTATAAACCAGTTGATTCGCAAGAGTAGACAAGCCGGTGTTTCGAGAAAGAAGTCGCCTGCTTTACAAAAATGTCCGCAAAAACGAGGAGTTTGTCTGCAAGTCAAAACAAAAACTCCTAAAAAACCGAATTCCGCTTTGCGGAAAGTGGCGTGGGTTAGATTGTCCAACGGGCAGGAAATTATTGCTTATATAGGCGGTGAAGGTCATAACCTTCAGGAACACAGCATTGTTTTGGTTCGAGGCGGAAGAGTGAAAGACTTACCTGGGGTAAGATATCATATTGTTCGAGGTGCTTTGGATTGCGCTGCAGTTAAGAATAGGAAACAGGGACGATCTCTTTATGGAGCAAAAAGACCCAAATAG
- the fusA gene encoding elongation factor G — MSQKYSLQNIRNIGIMAHIDAGKTTTTERILFYAGRTHKIGEVHEGGATMDWMEQEQERGITITSAATTVFWQDCKINIIDTPGHVDFTIEVERSLRVLDGAVAVFDAVSGVEPQSETVWRQADKYCVPRIAFVNKMDRMGADYFAAVESMRVKLGANAVPVHCPIGAESDFIGMVDLIAWKAYYFLDETLGARWEEREVPEEMVDRCTALRAVLLEELATSDDSNEEFMMKVLEAPNSITQDEIHAVMRKAVIGNKLNPVLCGTAFKNKGVQHLLDAVVQWMPSPLDRGGVPGVDLKKDEAVTISPTNDGPLVALAFKIMSDPYVGRITFIRIYSGTLKKGTSVFNATKEKKERISRLLEMHANERTDRDEFTVGDIGACVGLKFAVTGDTLCDEGSAIVLEKMEFPNPVIDMAIEPKSKGDREKLAQALSALSEEDPTFRVSSNEETGQTIISGMGELHLDILRDRMIREFKVEAHVGKPQVSYKETVTFKSASETKYVKQSGGRGQYAHVCLEIEPNEAGKGNEVVSKIVGGVIPKEYIPAVIKGVEDGLNTGVLAGYGLVDVKVAIVFGSYHEVDSSEMAFKICGSMAVKDACRKAKPVILEPIMKVAVSTPEQGLGDVIGDLNRRRGKILGQEQGRGGIVLVNSEVPLSEMFGYTTSLRSLTSGRATSTMEPAYFSKVPQKIQDEIVKK; from the coding sequence ATGAGCCAAAAGTATAGTTTGCAGAATATCAGAAACATAGGAATTATGGCTCATATCGACGCGGGTAAAACCACAACGACCGAAAGAATTTTGTTTTATGCAGGAAGGACTCATAAGATCGGTGAAGTCCACGAAGGCGGTGCCACGATGGACTGGATGGAGCAAGAGCAAGAAAGAGGTATTACGATCACCTCGGCAGCAACTACCGTTTTTTGGCAAGATTGCAAAATCAATATTATCGATACTCCGGGTCACGTGGATTTTACGATTGAAGTCGAACGTTCTTTGAGAGTTTTGGATGGAGCCGTTGCAGTTTTCGACGCAGTCTCCGGAGTTGAACCGCAATCCGAAACGGTATGGAGACAAGCCGATAAATATTGCGTACCGAGAATTGCTTTCGTCAATAAGATGGATAGAATGGGTGCCGATTATTTTGCCGCAGTTGAGTCGATGAGGGTAAAGTTAGGGGCTAATGCCGTTCCCGTTCACTGTCCTATAGGTGCGGAAAGCGATTTTATCGGAATGGTCGATTTGATAGCTTGGAAAGCTTATTATTTCCTTGATGAAACTTTAGGAGCTCGTTGGGAAGAAAGAGAAGTTCCTGAAGAGATGGTGGATAGGTGTACGGCATTAAGAGCCGTTCTTTTGGAAGAACTTGCAACTTCGGATGATTCCAATGAGGAGTTTATGATGAAGGTGCTGGAAGCTCCCAACTCCATAACTCAAGACGAGATTCATGCCGTTATGCGAAAAGCTGTCATCGGTAATAAATTAAATCCTGTGCTTTGCGGAACGGCCTTTAAAAACAAAGGCGTGCAGCATCTTTTAGACGCGGTCGTGCAATGGATGCCCTCTCCTTTGGATAGAGGTGGGGTCCCGGGTGTCGATTTGAAAAAAGATGAAGCAGTCACGATATCTCCGACAAATGACGGTCCTTTAGTCGCTCTGGCATTCAAGATCATGAGTGATCCTTACGTCGGACGGATTACCTTTATACGTATTTATTCTGGAACTTTAAAAAAAGGCACCTCCGTATTTAATGCGACTAAGGAAAAAAAAGAAAGAATTTCCCGACTTCTTGAAATGCATGCTAACGAGAGAACGGATCGAGATGAGTTCACCGTGGGTGATATAGGAGCGTGTGTCGGTTTGAAGTTTGCCGTTACCGGAGATACGTTATGTGATGAAGGTAGTGCTATTGTTCTGGAGAAAATGGAGTTTCCGAATCCGGTGATTGATATGGCGATCGAGCCTAAATCGAAAGGCGATCGTGAAAAATTAGCACAAGCTTTGAGTGCGTTATCGGAAGAAGATCCTACTTTCAGAGTTTCTTCAAATGAAGAAACCGGGCAGACTATCATTTCTGGAATGGGTGAATTGCATTTGGATATTTTGCGCGATCGTATGATCCGTGAATTCAAGGTGGAGGCTCATGTAGGTAAACCTCAAGTCTCTTATAAGGAAACCGTCACTTTTAAATCGGCTTCCGAAACAAAATATGTTAAGCAATCCGGAGGACGAGGACAATACGCTCACGTTTGTCTTGAAATAGAGCCTAATGAAGCTGGAAAAGGTAATGAAGTCGTCAGCAAAATTGTAGGGGGAGTTATCCCTAAAGAGTATATTCCTGCCGTAATTAAAGGTGTGGAAGACGGTCTGAATACAGGAGTTTTAGCTGGCTATGGATTAGTCGATGTTAAAGTTGCCATTGTTTTTGGATCTTATCATGAAGTCGATTCGAGTGAGATGGCCTTTAAGATTTGTGGATCGATGGCAGTTAAGGACGCTTGTAGAAAAGCTAAGCCGGTTATTTTAGAACCTATTATGAAGGTTGCCGTTTCTACTCCTGAACAAGGGCTAGGGGATGTGATAGGAGATTTGAATAGACGTAGAGGTAAGATTTTAGGTCAAGAACAGGGTCGTGGAGGGATTGTTCTGGTTAATTCGGAAGTTCCTTTAAGTGAAATGTTCGGATATACGACATCATTGCGTTCGTTAACATCGGGAAGAGCTACTTCTACTATGGAGCCCGCATATTTTTCTAAAGTTCCTCAAAAAATACAAGACGAAATAGTTAAAAAATAG
- the rpsG gene encoding 30S ribosomal protein S7, with translation MSRRHSAEKREISGDPIYGNVTLEKFINKLMMHGKKSKARRIVYNALDKFAKRANLEDCMAGFEEALENAKPLLEVRSRRIGGATYQVPVEVAPDRKNCLAMQWIIKYARSRPGKSMEEGLAMEFTDCFNKQGATIKKREDTHRMAEANKAFAHYRW, from the coding sequence ATGTCAAGAAGGCACTCTGCCGAAAAGCGCGAAATCAGCGGTGATCCCATTTACGGAAATGTGACTCTCGAAAAGTTTATCAATAAATTGATGATGCATGGAAAGAAATCCAAAGCAAGAAGGATTGTATATAATGCATTGGATAAATTCGCCAAAAGAGCTAACCTTGAAGATTGTATGGCAGGTTTTGAAGAAGCTTTAGAGAATGCCAAGCCTTTGCTTGAGGTCCGTTCTCGAAGAATAGGCGGCGCAACCTATCAAGTTCCTGTAGAGGTGGCTCCCGATAGAAAAAATTGTTTGGCGATGCAATGGATTATTAAATATGCTAGGTCCAGACCCGGGAAATCCATGGAAGAAGGATTGGCAATGGAATTCACCGACTGCTTTAATAAACAGGGCGCAACCATTAAAAAACGGGAAGATACGCATCGTATGGCAGAGGCTAATAAGGCTTTTGCGCATTACAGATGGTAA